From Bradyrhizobium sp. 4:
CTGTAGCGGTTGAACGGCGCGATCTTGATCGCGATGACATTGTCGATCGAGGCAAAGCGCTGCCAGAACCGGCTCGACAGGACCACGCCGCCGACTGCCGGCTGAAGATAGAAGCCTACCAGCGGAATCTCGGCTGCGACCGCTGTGCAATGCGCGATGATCTCGTCTTCGGATGCGCTCTTCATCGCAGCGAGACTGAGGAGCCCTGCGTGGTAGCCGATGTCGCGCGCGGTGCGAGCTTCAGTGGTGGCCTGCCTGGTCGGACCGGCGAGGCCCGCGACCAGCGCCAGCGGACGCTTGGTCCAGTTCGCCGCAGTTTCGGCGGCGAGCTCGAGCACGGGACGATAGAGGCCGACATCGCGGATCGCAAACTGCGTGGTGTGCACGCCGACTGCAAGGCCGCCGGAGCCGGCGTCGATGTAATAGCGCGCCAGCGCGCGCTGATGCTTCTTGTCGAGCTGGCGTTCAGCGGTGAGCGCGAGGGGATGCGCCGGCAGCACGGTGCCGTCGGCGATCAGCTTGCGGATCTCGCTGTTGATTTGGCTGTGGTGCATGATGTCCTATCCGAATTCAGGGCCGGCGACGGCGAATGGCATGTCTTCACCGGCGGCAGTGGCGGGGCCGAACCGCATGCGCTGGAACGGCCGTTCGATGCTCCAGCCCGATGCGGTCAATCCTTCAGGGAACGCGGCTTGCGACGCGACGGCGTCGAGGAGCAGCGGCCCGGTCTCCGATCGCGCGATTGCCTCGACGAGGGTCAGCGCGGCTGCCGTGTCGTCGGCAAACAGCGGGCCGATATGGCGCGCGGTGCGTCCGTCGCGAACCAGCGCGATGGCGCCGTTCGCGGCGACGATGCGTGAGCTGGGACGCTGAGCGAAGTTGGAGAGCAGGGCGGTTCGATCGAGGCCCGTAGCCCGCCGGTCACGCGCGCAGAGCGCGTCGAGCGTCGCGGATGAAGGTGGCTGCGCGAACGCGAACGCGGATTTCACCAGCTTGAGACGGCGCAATTGCAGCGTCGGCGTGAACCCGAGCGGTCCATAGACGGCAGCACCGTCGGGTGTTGCGTCGAGCCAGCTCGTCAGGCCGTTCCTGCGAGCGGTTTCCAGGCAGGCATCGACGAGGCGCGTTGCAATGCCGCGGCGGCGATGGGTGCCTGATACCAGCACCATGCTGATCCAGGCGTTTTTGCCGGAGTAGGGCAGCAGGGCCGCGGTTGCCACCAGCCGTCGGCCGTCGCGGATGCCGAACACGATTCCATCGTGCAGGAAGATACGCCAGTCCTCCTCGGTCTGATTCCAGTGCGCTTCCGTCGACAGCACGAGCCCGGCGGTCGCATCGTCGACGCCGAGCTTGATGATGGCCGGATCGTCAGTAGCGTCCATCGCGCACCTCGTATTTGGTGGGCTTGCCGAGGCTCG
This genomic window contains:
- a CDS encoding dihydrodipicolinate synthase family protein, encoding MHHSQINSEIRKLIADGTVLPAHPLALTAERQLDKKHQRALARYYIDAGSGGLAVGVHTTQFAIRDVGLYRPVLELAAETAANWTKRPLALVAGLAGPTRQATTEARTARDIGYHAGLLSLAAMKSASEDEIIAHCTAVAAEIPLVGFYLQPAVGGVVLSSRFWQRFASIDNVIAIKIAPFNRYRTLDVLRGVAAAGALDRVAIYTGNDDHILLDLMLPFDLRDNGVTTRTYFKGGLLGHWSVWTASAIKQFERCKAARHKDSVPAELLALDARVTDCNSAFFDVANDFHGCIAGCHEVLRRQGLMQGLWCLDPNEGLSPGQKDEIDRVTREHTDLSDDAFVAANLNKWLA
- a CDS encoding GNAT family N-acetyltransferase, which produces MDATDDPAIIKLGVDDATAGLVLSTEAHWNQTEEDWRIFLHDGIVFGIRDGRRLVATAALLPYSGKNAWISMVLVSGTHRRRGIATRLVDACLETARRNGLTSWLDATPDGAAVYGPLGFTPTLQLRRLKLVKSAFAFAQPPSSATLDALCARDRRATGLDRTALLSNFAQRPSSRIVAANGAIALVRDGRTARHIGPLFADDTAAALTLVEAIARSETGPLLLDAVASQAAFPEGLTASGWSIERPFQRMRFGPATAAGEDMPFAVAGPEFG